TTTGTCGCAGGTTGGTTTGTCGCAGGTTATAGAGCTTCTCCATACAAGGAACGGCCACAATTTCAGCAAGTACAAGGCGGGCACGCTGGAGCGCCGGATCGGGCGGCGCATGGCGTCGCTCGGCCTGGAGGGCGATACGGACCGCTACATGGCGCTTCTGCGAAACGACCCTGTCGAAATCGATCTGCTTGCAAGGGACCTGCTGATTCACGTCACCAGTTTCTTTCGCGATCCGGAGGTTTTCGAATTTCTGTCCGAAACGGTTATCCCCGACCTTGTGAATAGTCTGGGCCCCGGCCAGCCGATCCGTATCTGGGTTGCCGGATGCAGCACGGGCGAAGAAACCTATTCGCTGGCGATGCTGTTTCGCGAAAAAATAGTTCAAATGAAGAGCAATGCCAGGCTGCAGATTTTCGCGTCGGATCTCGATGCGGAGGCAATTGCGCAAGCGCGTGAAGGCCTGTATCCCGCAACGATATCGAACGATATTTCACCGGATCGTCTCAAACGCTTTTTTTCGAAGGAAGAGCAGGGTTACCGTGTCCTGCCCGAACTGCGCGATCCGGTTCTGTTCACGGTACAGAACGTACTGGCGGACCCGCCTTTTTCGCGTCTGGACCTGGTTTCCTGCCGGAACCTGCTGATCTACCTTAAACCCGAGGCGCAGGCCCAGGTCATTTCGCAGTTCCATTTCGCCCTGCGCCAGGGCGGGATACTGCTGCTCGGCGGATCTGAAACGGTTGGCAACGACGACGAACGATTTGCCGTCGTCTCCAAGCCCCTGCGCGTCTATCGGCATATCGGCCGCCGTCGCCCCGGCGAATTCGGGGTGGCGCTGAGGTCAGGCGAGGGTGTTCGGCCGAATGCGCGGCCGGATTCGACGGCGGCGCCCTCGTATCAGGAGGTTCTCGCCGATCTTTGTCGGAATCTCGTGCTGGAGTCCTATGCGCCGGCGGCAATATTGATCAACCGGGATCACGAGTGCCTCTTTTTCCTGGGTCCGACGAACCGGTATCTGCAAGTTGCGACAGGATACCCGACACACGATCTGCTTGCCATGGTCGGCGGCGATCTGCGCACCAGGCTGCGCTCGGCCATTCAGCAGGCGACGCAAACAGGCAGCCGGGTCGACGTTTCAGGCTGCGAAAGCCGGCAGGGCCGCAAGCGGGAATATTTCGATATTGCCGTCGAGCCGGTAGAGCACGAGGGAAGGGAACTGCTGCTGATCTGCTTCTTCGACCAACCGGCCCGGAAGGCGCCGCGCCAGCGGCCGATACCGTCGGAAGAAATGTCGCGAGTGGCGGAGCTTGAACGGGAACTGCAAGCGACGCGGATGGAACTCGAGGGAGCCATCGTCAATCTGGAGAATTCGAGCCAGAAGCAGAAGGCCGTCAATCAGGAAGCGCTCTCCATCAACGAGGAATACCAGTCGACGAACGAGGAACTGGAAACCTCGAAGGAGGAATTGCAGTCGCTGAACGAGGAGCTTACCGCCCTCAATACCCAGTTGCACGAAACCCTCGAACAGCAGCGCACCACCGGCGACGACCTGCAGAACATCCTGTACAGCACGGATGTCGCGACGCTGTTCCTCGACCTGAACCTCAGGATCCGGTTCTTCACACCGGCATCCAGATCGATGTTCAACGTCATTCCCAGCGATATCGGGCGTCCGATTGCCGACCTCAGTTCACTCGCCAGTGACGGCCATCTGGAGACTGATTCCCTGGCCGTGATTGCGACGCATGAATTGCAGGAACGCGAAATCCAGTGTCCGGGAGACATCTGGTATATTCGTCGCATCCTGCCCTACCGCGCCCAGGGAAACAGTGTCGAAGGCGTGGTCATTACCTTCACGGACATTACCGAACAAAAAAAAATAGCCGAGGCGCTGAACGTGGCGGTGGCGATGGCGGATCAGGCCAATATGGCGAAAACGCGGTTTCTCGCCGCCGCCAGCCACGACTTGCGCCAGCCGCTGCAGACACTGGCATTGCTGCAGGGAATTCTGGCGAAGACGGTCCAGGACGAAGAGGCGCAGAAACTGATCGCACGGATCGACGAGACTTTGGGCGCCATGGCCCGCATGCTCAATGCATTGCTCGATATAAATGAAATCGAGGCGGGGACGCTCCTTGCCGAGAAGTCGGATTTCCCGATCGACGAACTGATCGACCGGCTGCGGGACGAATTCGGCTACTACGCCCAGGCAATGGGCTAGGAATTCCGTACTGTATCCTGCGGGCTGATCGTGCACAGCGATCCGCGGCTGCTGGAACAGATGATGCGAAATCTGCTTTCGAACGCGATGAAGTACACCAGGAACGGCAAGGTTCTTTTGGGATGCCGGCGACATTCGACGACGCTCAGCATCGAGGTTCTGGATACCGGCATCGGCATCGCCGAAAGCGACCTCAAGGCAATCTTCGAGGAATACCACCAGGTCGACAATGAAGCGCGAGAGCGCAGCCGCGGCCTCGGTCTCGGCCTTGCGATCGTGCAACGGCTCGGAAACCTGTTGGGCCACGAATTGCGGGTACGTTCGCTACCCGGCAAGGGATCGGTGTTTACCATCGATGTTGCAATGGCGACGGAAGGAACGGTATTGCCCCGGCGCGGCGAAGCGCCGGACGAGGCTGTGCCGGAAAAAATTGCGCGCACGGCCACGATCCTGGTTATCGAAGACGATCCGGATGTCCGCGAGTTACTGGAACTCCTACTGAAGAGCGAAGGGTATCGTGCGATCCTCGCCGAGGATGGCGCCGCCGCCCTGGCATTGCCGATGCATGCCGCGGACCGTCCCGACCTTATCCTGGCCGATTTCAACCTGCCGGGTGGTTTGAACGGAATCGAAGTTGCCACGGCCCTCAGGGAAAAGATCAACAAGAATATCCCGGCAATCGTGCTGACCGGCGACATTTCAATCGCGGCCCTGAAGGAGATTTCAAGGCATAACTGCCTGTATGCCAGCAAGCCGGTCAAGGCTCGCG
The sequence above is drawn from the Alphaproteobacteria bacterium genome and encodes:
- a CDS encoding chemotaxis protein CheB, producing the protein MPKRQPPPKPESSPPAPDSPGGPTTFSVVGIGASAGGLDACRKLLAALPSGDGLALILIQHLDPTHESMMVELLSGSTAMTVQQAAQGMTVERNHVYVIPPGFYLSVADDVLHLSRPEARHGARMPFDFLLHSLAEAYGERAVCVVLSGTGADGSIGLKAVSDRGGLVIAQDPEEAAYDGMPQSAIVTGLVRYVLPLADIPGALLNHAAGKETATGQDMPPSGCGKEIGLSQVGLSQVIELLHTRNGHNFSKYKAGTLERRIGRRMASLGLEGDTDRYMALLRNDPVEIDLLARDLLIHVTSFFRDPEVFEFLSETVIPDLVNSLGPGQPIRIWVAGCSTGEETYSLAMLFREKIVQMKSNARLQIFASDLDAEAIAQAREGLYPATISNDISPDRLKRFFSKEEQGYRVLPELRDPVLFTVQNVLADPPFSRLDLVSCRNLLIYLKPEAQAQVISQFHFALRQGGILLLGGSETVGNDDERFAVVSKPLRVYRHIGRRRPGEFGVALRSGEGVRPNARPDSTAAPSYQEVLADLCRNLVLESYAPAAILINRDHECLFFLGPTNRYLQVATGYPTHDLLAMVGGDLRTRLRSAIQQATQTGSRVDVSGCESRQGRKREYFDIAVEPVEHEGRELLLICFFDQPARKAPRQRPIPSEEMSRVAELERELQATRMELEGAIVNLENSSQKQKAVNQEALSINEEYQSTNEELETSKEELQSLNEELTALNTQLHETLEQQRTTGDDLQNILYSTDVATLFLDLNLRIRFFTPASRSMFNVIPSDIGRPIADLSSLASDGHLETDSLAVIATHELQEREIQCPGDIWYIRRILPYRAQGNSVEGVVITFTDITEQKKIAEALNVAVAMADQANMAKTRFLAAASHDLRQPLQTLALLQGILAKTVQDEEAQKLIARIDETLGAMARMLNALLDINEIEAGTLLAEKSDFPIDELIDRLRDEFGYYAQAMG